One Diabrotica virgifera virgifera chromosome 3, PGI_DIABVI_V3a genomic window carries:
- the LOC114326588 gene encoding coiled-coil domain-containing protein 63: MNQGRGTNSSNDKEMLTMAEEELARLHRQLRIMDEDRIAFLEETGTKLKKQRKIMQTLKKEREKISEEITVATCLNQKKNDEKLVSRMRKLVEDYEKYDSMVKREKEQLKELEVQIKKMDTDIQNLRPKAIITDYDYENRLRSGNHSIKILKDRLENAVKKFCAILTENKKMREEIDHLLKERTRYNIIWESLLKDMQSRKKYMIELIEQATVAFDQREEWCSKLAALKKRAQSDYLAHTEEMREIQRKLDHDFTLREFLSTKGQKRILKDLEEKERKKKEIQIQNLENRLIMLEDTMKQIQKFCDEKDVHKMASQYLKQEEENFALFNYVNELNHEIEMLEESLEEIQTKIDEQIEISQLKEKERQHNLEYLRAQLETVTQETLTNEENVKNSENKVKAILEGIEDIFDLLLCDRGPILGLLGSDSSMNLFNVKIYLGTIEKKITGLITRLYFAEKAMMTQFKKFHRGNFVPIIN; the protein is encoded by the exons ATGAATCAAGGGAGAGGAACCAATTCAAGTAACGACAAGGAGATGCTTACTATGGCAGAAGAAGAGCTGGCTAGGCTACACAGACAG CTTCGTATTATGGACGAAGACCGCATAGCTTTCTTGGAAGAAACCGGCACAAAGCTGAAAAAGCAAAGAAAAATCATGCAGACACTGAAAAAGGAAAGAGAAAAAATTTCGGAAGAGATCACCGTAGCTACATGTCTAAACCAGAAAAAGAACGACGAAAAATTGGTCAGCAGGATGAGAAAACTGGTAGAAGATTATGAGAAGTACGACAGTATGGTAAAAAGAGAGAAGGAGCAGCTGAAAGAGTTGGAGGTTCAAATTAAAAAG ATGGACACTGATATTCAAAACCTACGGCCCAAAGCAATTATAACTGACTACGACTATGAGAATCGATTGAGAAGTGGGAATCACTCGATAAAGATATTAAAAGACAGATTGGAAAATGCTGTGAAAAAGTTCTGCGCCATACTCACTGAAAATAAGAAAATGAGAGAAGAAATTGATCACTTACTTAAAGAAAG GACCCGTTACAACATAATCTGGGAGTCTCTGTTAAAGGACATGCAGTCGAGAAAGAAATATATGATAGAGTTGATAGAGCAAGCAACAGTGGCCTTTGACCAAAGGGAGGAATGGTGTTCCAAGCTAGCTGCGCTAAAAAAGAGAGCCCAAAGTGACTATTTGGCTCACACAGAA GAAATGCGGGAAATTCAAAGAAAACTCGACCATGATTTTACGTTGCGGGAGTTTTTGAGCACCAAGGGCCAGAAAAGGATTCTAAAAGATTTGGAAGAGAAGGAAAGGAAAAAGAAGGAGATACAGATTCAAAACTTGGAGAATCGACTAATAATGTTAGAGGATACCATGAAACAAATACAG AAATTTTGTGACGAAAAAGACGTTCATAAAATGGCTTCTCAGTACCTAAAGCAAGAAGAGGaaaattttgcattatttaaCTACGTAAATGAACTTAACCATGAGATAGAAATGTTGGAAGAATCATTGGAGGAAATTCAAACGAAAATAG ATGAACAAATTGAAATCAGTCAACTAAAAGAAAAAGAACGACAACATAATTTGGAATATTTGAGAGCACAGTTGGAGACTGTAACTCAAGAG ACGCTAACAAATGAAGAAAAcgtcaaaaattcagaaaataaggTAAAAGCTATACTGGAAGGCATCGAAGACATTTTTGATTTGTTGTTGTGTGATAGGGGCCCCATTTTAGGATTACTCG GTTCTGATTCTTCAATGAATCTTTTTAACGTGAAGATATATTTGGGTACAATCGAAAAGAAGATAACAGGCCTTATTACCAGACTGTATTTTGCCGAAAAAGCT ATGATGACCCAATTCAAGAAATTCCATCGAGGAAATTTTGTtccaattataaattaa